One window of Camelina sativa cultivar DH55 chromosome 4, Cs, whole genome shotgun sequence genomic DNA carries:
- the LOC104782272 gene encoding dehydration-responsive element-binding protein 2E-like — protein sequence MEKEDNRSTQRSSASVVSSRRRRRAVEPVETTLERWGKEEDGEGLERVRRVQAKGSKKGCMRGKGGPENPVCRFRGVRQRVWGKWVAEIREPVNHRGASSTRSKRLWLGTFATAAEAALAYDRAASVMYGRYARLNFPEGLLENEPGGEIKKNDEAGSSGSYWFEPHNVSEAPDGVLETKDEKDYLLYDNGIELGQDKIENLDLTDTKMVESMVYKNPAVKAEEGYSFDRFELDSGLLYNEPGGSSYYQGGASDSYLEFFRF from the coding sequence ATGGAAAAAGAAGATAACCGATCAACACAGAGATCCTCTGCTTCTGTAGTATCCTcgaggagacgaagaagagcgGTTGAGCCAGTGGAAACGACGTTAGAGAGATGGGGGAAGGAAGAGGACGGGGAAGGGTTGGAGAGGGTTCGCAGGGTGCAAGCGAAAGGTTCGAAGAAAGGTTGTATGAGAGGAAAAGGAGGACCAGAGAATCCCGTTTGTCGGTTTAGAGGTGTTCGACAAAGGGTTTGGGGTAAATGGGTTGCTGAGATACGTGAACCAGTTAACCACCGTGGAGCTAGCTCGACCCGCAGCAAACGGCTTTGGCTTGGAACGTTCGCTACTGCTGCTGAAGCAGCCTTGGCTTACGACAGAGCTGCTAGTGTCATGTACGGACGCTACGCCAGGCTAAATTTCCCGGAAGGTCTTCTAGAAAATGAGCCGGGTGGAGAAATTAAGAAGAACGATGAGGCGGGAAGTTCTGGAAGTTATTGGTTTGAACCTCACAACGTATCTGAAGCCCCTGATGGTGTGTTAGAAACGAAAGATGAGAAGGATTATTTACTCTACGACAACGGTATCGAGCTTGGCCAAGACAAGATTGAGAACCTTGATCTTACTGATACCAAGATGGTGGAATCAATGGTTTACAAGAACCCAGCAGTAAAAGCAGAGGAAGGTTACAGCTTTGATCGATTCGAATTGGATAGCGGATTGTTGTACAATGAACCTGGAGGCTCCAGTTATTACCAGGGAGGTGCATCTGATTCGTATTTGGAGTTTTTTAGATTCTAG
- the LOC104782274 gene encoding PRA1 family protein B4, protein MASTAPPVLPISNPQTVPSAAPSSVESQPPIATTPAFRNFVNQITDTVKNGLSKRRPWAELADRSALSKPESISDAAVRIRKNYSYFKVNYLTVATAIVGFSLVTHPFSLVFLLCLLASWLFLYMFRPTDQPLVVFGRTFSDRETLGCLILFSIFVVFLTDVGSVLVSAMMVGVALICAHGAFRAPEDLFLDEQEPAATGFLSFLGGAASNAAPAIVAARV, encoded by the coding sequence ATGGCGTCCACAGCACCACCAGTTCTCCCAATCTCAAACCCCCAAACCGTTCCCTCCGCCGCTCCTTCCTCCGTCGAATCCCAACCACCGATCGCAACAACCCCAGCGTTTCGCAATTTCGTCAACCAGATCACCGATACCGTCAAAAACGGACTCTCTAAACGTCGTCCCTGGGCTGAGCTAGCGGATCGTTCCGCATTATCAAAACCTGAGTCGATCTCCGACGCAGCTGTTCGGATCCGTAAGAATTACTCTTACTTCAAGGTTAATTACCTCACCGTCGCTACGGCCATCGTCGGGTTCTCTCTCGTGACTCATCCTTTCTCCCTCGTCTTCCTCCTCTGTCTCCTCGCTTCCTGGCTCTTCCTCTACATGTTCCGTCCCACGGATCAGCCCCTCGTCGTCTTCGGCCGTACGTTCTCGGATCGTGAGACGTTGGGGTGTTTGATCTTGTTCAGTATCTTTGTGGTTTTCCTCACCGATGTTGGATCTGTTCTTGTTTCGGCTATGATGGTTGGTGTTGCGTTGATCTGTGCTCACGGTGCTTTTAGAGCTCCTGAAGATTTGTTCCTCGATGAGCAAGAGCCAGCTGCTACCGGATTCCTTTCTTTCCTCGGTGGCGCCGCCTCTAACGCCGCGCCTGCTATCGTTGCTGCTCGCGTTTAA